One genomic window of Leptotrichia shahii includes the following:
- a CDS encoding ATP-binding protein, with protein sequence MIERKIYFEKIKPFIDKDIIKVLTGIRRSGKSVMLKLIMKELKKNGVDENQFIYINFENLRNRHLCYADTLNEYILEKAENIQEKCYLFLDEIQEVKEWEKCINSLRTEDKQFDIYITGSNAKLLSGELATYLAGRYVEVEIYPFSFKEFYSIYQNINQNISKEEIFEKYVKLGGMPFLHNLNYEVESSMQYLKDIYSSIILKDITQRNNIRNTELLERIINYIVMNIGNTFSANSISKYFKSENRKVAVDTVLNYIKACENAFLIHKVPRYEIQGKEVLNVSEKYYIADHGIREAILETNERDINQILENIVYMELLRKGYNIKIGKLNNLEIDFVCTKTNNEKIYIQVAYLLASEDTIKREFLPFEKINDNYPKYVISMDRFDMSRNGIKHLNIIDFLLKD encoded by the coding sequence ATGATAGAAAGAAAAATTTATTTTGAAAAAATTAAGCCCTTTATAGATAAAGATATTATCAAAGTTTTGACAGGAATTAGGAGAAGCGGCAAATCTGTAATGTTAAAATTGATTATGAAAGAATTGAAAAAAAACGGTGTTGATGAAAATCAATTTATTTATATCAATTTTGAAAATTTAAGAAATAGACATCTTTGCTATGCGGATACATTAAATGAATATATATTGGAAAAAGCAGAGAATATTCAAGAAAAATGCTATTTGTTTTTGGATGAAATTCAGGAAGTAAAAGAATGGGAAAAGTGCATAAATTCATTAAGAACAGAAGATAAGCAATTCGATATTTATATAACAGGTTCCAACGCTAAACTATTATCGGGAGAACTTGCAACTTACCTTGCAGGAAGATACGTTGAAGTTGAAATTTACCCTTTTTCTTTCAAAGAGTTTTATTCAATATACCAAAATATAAATCAAAATATTTCAAAAGAAGAAATATTTGAAAAGTATGTCAAACTAGGTGGGATGCCATTTTTACATAATTTGAATTATGAAGTGGAATCAAGCATGCAATATTTAAAAGATATATATTCATCAATAATATTAAAAGATATTACTCAAAGAAATAATATAAGAAATACTGAATTATTAGAGCGAATCATCAATTACATTGTAATGAACATTGGGAATACATTTTCTGCAAATTCAATTTCAAAATATTTTAAAAGCGAAAATAGAAAAGTTGCAGTAGATACTGTGCTAAATTACATAAAAGCCTGTGAAAACGCATTTTTGATTCACAAAGTCCCTCGTTACGAAATACAAGGTAAAGAAGTTCTAAATGTGAGTGAAAAATATTATATTGCAGACCATGGAATAAGAGAAGCTATTTTGGAAACAAACGAAAGAGATATAAATCAAATTCTTGAAAATATTGTCTATATGGAATTATTGCGAAAAGGCTATAACATAAAAATCGGAAAATTGAATAATTTAGAAATAGATTTTGTCTGTACAAAAACAAATAATGAAAAAATTTATATCCAGGTAGCATATTTACTTGCCTCTGAAGACACTATAAAAAGGGAATTTTTACCATTTGAAAAAATTAATGATAATTATCCCAAATATGTAATTTCTATGGACAGGTTTGATATGTCAAGAAACGGGATAAAACATTTGAATATTATTGATTTTTTATTGAAAGACTAA
- the trpB gene encoding tryptophan synthase subunit beta: MENKHFNEKAYFGQFGGQFVPETAMFALSELESEYEKLKNDKEFFKEFDNLLKNYVGRETPLYYAKNLSEHYNHDIYLKREDLNHTGAHKINNALGQVLLAKKMGKKKVIAETGAGQHGVATATAAALLGLECDVYMGAVDIERQKLNVFRMELLGARVISIEDGLKTLKEATTAAIQSWVAEIETVFYVIGSVVGPHPYPTIVRDFQSIIGYEAKAQLEELGKHADHVIACVGGGSNAIGIFSAFLEDSSTKLYGVEAGGYGIDTDMHAATLTLGKPGIIHGMKTYVLQNKYGQISPVHSISAGLDYPGVGPEHSHLFDTKRATYAPITDDEAMKALMLVTRKEGIIPAIESSHALAYLEKLCPVLSKNKRETIVVNVSGRGDKDMHTVFSVLKDKETGGKNGIYELNGGLENE; the protein is encoded by the coding sequence ATGGAAAATAAACATTTTAATGAAAAGGCATATTTTGGGCAATTTGGTGGACAATTTGTACCTGAAACTGCGATGTTTGCTCTGTCAGAACTAGAATCTGAATATGAAAAGCTAAAAAATGACAAAGAATTTTTTAAAGAATTTGATAATTTGCTAAAAAATTATGTTGGGCGTGAAACTCCGCTCTATTATGCAAAAAATTTGAGTGAACATTATAATCACGATATTTACTTGAAAAGAGAAGACTTGAACCATACTGGCGCTCATAAAATTAATAATGCACTTGGGCAAGTTTTACTTGCTAAAAAAATGGGAAAGAAAAAAGTTATTGCTGAAACTGGGGCTGGACAGCACGGAGTTGCTACTGCTACTGCGGCCGCTCTTTTAGGTTTGGAGTGTGACGTTTACATGGGGGCTGTTGACATTGAACGGCAAAAATTAAATGTTTTTAGAATGGAACTTTTGGGTGCGAGAGTTATTTCTATTGAAGATGGGCTGAAAACCTTGAAGGAAGCGACAACTGCCGCTATTCAGTCTTGGGTTGCAGAGATAGAAACTGTGTTTTATGTAATTGGTTCAGTTGTAGGGCCTCATCCATATCCGACTATCGTGCGTGATTTTCAGTCAATTATTGGTTATGAAGCAAAAGCACAGCTGGAGGAACTGGGAAAACATGCTGATCATGTTATTGCCTGTGTTGGTGGTGGAAGTAATGCTATCGGTATTTTTAGTGCATTTTTGGAAGATAGCTCAACAAAACTTTATGGCGTCGAAGCTGGAGGATATGGAATTGACACAGATATGCACGCTGCCACATTGACACTTGGAAAACCTGGAATTATTCATGGAATGAAAACTTATGTTCTTCAAAATAAATATGGACAAATAAGTCCAGTTCATTCAATTTCTGCTGGACTTGACTATCCAGGAGTAGGCCCTGAACATTCACACTTATTTGATACAAAAAGAGCAACTTACGCACCAATTACTGATGATGAGGCAATGAAGGCTCTAATGCTTGTTACAAGAAAAGAAGGTATTATTCCAGCAATTGAGAGTTCCCACGCTTTAGCCTATCTTGAAAAATTATGTCCTGTACTTTCTAAAAATAAGAGAGAAACTATCGTTGTAAATGTGTCTGGACGTGGAGATAAGGATATGCATACTGTTTTTTCCGTGTTAAAAGATAAGGAAACTGGCGGAAAAAATGGAATTTATGAGTTAAATGGAGGTTTGGAAAATGAATGA
- a CDS encoding Lsa family ABC-F type ribosomal protection protein: MSTIKVENLTFSYYGYVKPVFENVSFSFDTSWKTGLIGRNGIGKSTLFKLLLNQETYQGKISKSTDFIKFPPNITDTSKSGIELFKELTSSEEEWRLFRELNLLNVDENLIHREFETLSKGEQAKILLAILFTNENGFLLIDEPTNHLDIDGRKIVSKYLKNKKGFLLISHDRDFLDGCINHIISINRNTIDVQSGNFTSWYENKMIKDQFEISQNERLKKDIKRLKKAAKQSKIWSDKIENTKNGVKVSGVKPDKGHIGHQSAKMMKKSKNLENRYIKAIKEKQNLLKDIEVKENLLLHSLHHHKETLISVNNLSLYYGEKQILSGVNFEIKQGDIAAIYGCNGCGKSTLIKILLGINHNYTGEVKLASNLKLSYIPQDTSDLIGNLNEYIQKQDIDETLFKTILRKLDFSIELFEMDMKNYSNGQKKKVLIAASLSKPAHLFIWDEPINYIDVISRIQIEEIIKKSTLTLILVEHDKRFVEDVANKIIQL; this comes from the coding sequence ATGTCGACAATTAAAGTTGAAAACCTTACATTTTCATATTATGGATATGTAAAACCTGTTTTTGAAAATGTATCATTTTCTTTTGATACTAGCTGGAAAACAGGGTTAATAGGTAGGAATGGAATTGGAAAGTCAACTCTATTTAAACTGCTTTTAAATCAGGAAACTTATCAGGGTAAAATCAGTAAAAGTACAGACTTTATTAAATTCCCGCCAAATATAACTGATACTTCAAAATCAGGTATAGAATTATTTAAAGAACTGACATCAAGTGAGGAAGAGTGGAGATTATTTAGAGAACTTAATTTGTTAAATGTAGACGAAAATCTTATTCACAGAGAATTTGAAACTCTGTCTAAGGGAGAACAGGCAAAAATCCTTTTAGCTATTTTATTTACAAACGAAAATGGATTTTTACTTATTGACGAACCAACGAATCATTTAGATATAGATGGGAGAAAAATTGTAAGCAAATATCTGAAAAATAAAAAGGGATTTTTACTTATATCCCATGATAGAGATTTTTTAGATGGATGTATCAATCATATTATTTCTATTAACAGAAATACTATTGATGTTCAATCGGGAAATTTTACATCATGGTATGAAAATAAAATGATCAAAGATCAGTTTGAAATTAGTCAAAATGAGAGATTAAAAAAGGATATTAAGCGATTAAAGAAAGCTGCAAAACAAAGTAAAATCTGGTCAGATAAAATTGAAAATACAAAAAATGGAGTAAAAGTATCTGGTGTAAAACCAGACAAAGGGCATATCGGTCATCAGTCTGCTAAGATGATGAAAAAATCAAAGAATTTGGAAAACAGATACATCAAGGCGATAAAAGAAAAACAAAACTTATTAAAAGATATCGAGGTAAAGGAAAATTTGCTGCTACATTCGTTGCATCATCACAAAGAAACTCTAATATCAGTTAACAATTTATCATTATATTATGGAGAAAAACAGATATTAAGTGGTGTAAATTTCGAGATAAAACAAGGCGACATAGCAGCCATATATGGTTGCAATGGCTGTGGAAAATCAACACTAATTAAAATTTTACTAGGGATCAATCATAATTACACGGGAGAAGTAAAATTAGCAAGTAATTTAAAACTATCATATATACCTCAAGATACTTCTGATTTAATAGGAAATTTAAATGAGTATATTCAAAAACAAGATATTGATGAAACTTTGTTTAAAACAATTCTTAGAAAATTAGATTTTTCAATAGAATTATTTGAAATGGACATGAAAAATTATAGTAATGGACAAAAAAAGAAAGTATTGATTGCTGCAAGTTTATCAAAACCAGCTCATTTGTTTATTTGGGATGAGCCAATTAATTATATAGATGTAATATCAAGAATACAGATTGAGGAAATTATAAAAAAGTCAACTTTAACTTTAATATTGGTAGAACACGATAAGAGATTTGTTGAAGATGTAGCTAATAAAATAATACAATTGTAG
- the trpC gene encoding indole-3-glycerol phosphate synthase TrpC yields MDILEKIKIKRDIQLEDELKSFKQPSLKKALNQKGIQIIGEIKRASPSKGKIAKDDFDLLKQAQSYVDKGVSAFSILTEKEYFKGENDFIKIVRQKFPEMPILRKDFIYTPFQVAHAKFLGASAILLIVRMLDDKTLLELHKLAQDLEMDVLVETHDEEEIRRALKIPNLEILGINNRNLNTFEVDIRTTEKLINEIPSDVLKNLTIVSESGFLSKEDVEYAEKLNVDGLLIGEALMKGLL; encoded by the coding sequence ATGGATATTTTAGAAAAAATAAAAATTAAAAGAGATATACAGCTTGAAGACGAATTAAAGTCTTTTAAACAGCCATCTTTAAAAAAGGCACTTAATCAAAAGGGAATTCAGATTATTGGGGAAATTAAGAGGGCTTCTCCATCGAAGGGAAAAATTGCAAAAGATGATTTTGATTTGTTAAAACAGGCACAAAGTTATGTGGATAAAGGAGTTTCAGCTTTTTCGATATTGACAGAAAAGGAATATTTTAAAGGGGAGAATGATTTTATAAAAATTGTAAGACAAAAATTTCCAGAAATGCCGATTTTGAGGAAAGATTTTATTTATACTCCGTTTCAGGTGGCTCATGCTAAGTTTTTGGGGGCTTCAGCGATTTTATTGATTGTGAGAATGCTGGATGATAAGACGCTTTTGGAACTTCATAAGCTGGCACAGGATTTAGAAATGGATGTTTTAGTAGAAACTCATGATGAAGAGGAAATAAGAAGAGCTTTGAAGATTCCAAATTTGGAAATTTTGGGGATAAATAACCGAAATTTGAATACTTTTGAAGTTGATATTAGAACTACGGAAAAACTGATAAATGAAATTCCAAGCGATGTTTTAAAAAATTTGACTATTGTAAGTGAAAGTGGATTTTTGTCAAAAGAGGATGTGGAGTATGCAGAAAAATTGAACGTGGATGGACTGCTAATTGGGGAGGCACTTATGAAGGGACTTCTTTAG
- a CDS encoding carboxynorspermidine decarboxylase: protein MVQLFESRLEYEEMELKNPGKKLETHIFNPSYRDDEFDEIMEITNHIVFNSFNQWKKFKSKVKEFEEKNGKKISCGLRLNPEFSEVETELYNPAERFSRFGVTFENFKEDELEGLDGFHFHALCEQNSDALENVLKIFEEKFGKYLHNMKWLNFGGGHHITREDYDIEKLVKCINYIKEKYNNEMDILLMDTSASCHMPDVIEMPYRPFIFGSGMPNEKKYTYRLGGPTCLAGDIIGDYSFDEPVKVGDKLIFTDMAHYSMVKTNTFNGINLPVIAVYTEKGGVEVIRKFEYEDFRNRLS from the coding sequence ATGGTACAATTATTTGAATCAAGACTTGAGTATGAGGAAATGGAATTGAAAAATCCTGGTAAAAAATTAGAAACTCATATTTTTAATCCGTCTTACAGGGATGATGAGTTTGATGAAATAATGGAAATAACAAATCATATTGTTTTTAATTCTTTCAATCAATGGAAAAAATTTAAAAGTAAAGTGAAGGAATTTGAAGAAAAGAATGGTAAAAAAATTAGCTGTGGACTTCGGTTAAATCCAGAATTTTCAGAAGTTGAAACAGAGCTTTATAATCCAGCGGAAAGATTTTCGAGATTCGGAGTAACATTTGAAAATTTTAAGGAAGATGAACTTGAAGGATTGGATGGATTTCATTTTCATGCACTTTGTGAACAAAATTCGGATGCCCTTGAAAATGTATTAAAAATTTTTGAAGAAAAATTTGGAAAATATTTGCATAATATGAAATGGCTTAATTTTGGTGGGGGACATCATATTACAAGAGAAGATTATGATATTGAAAAACTTGTAAAATGTATAAATTATATAAAAGAAAAATATAATAATGAGATGGATATTTTATTAATGGATACTTCGGCCTCCTGCCATATGCCTGATGTAATCGAAATGCCATACCGTCCATTTATTTTTGGTTCAGGAATGCCAAATGAGAAGAAATACACTTATAGATTGGGAGGGCCTACTTGTCTTGCTGGAGATATAATCGGAGATTATTCCTTTGATGAACCTGTAAAAGTGGGAGATAAGCTTATTTTTACTGATATGGCACATTACAGCATGGTTAAGACGAATACTTTCAATGGGATAAATTTGCCTGTGATTGCAGTTTATACAGAAAAAGGTGGAGTTGAGGTTATTAGAAAATTTGAATACGAAGACTTTAGGAATAGATTGTCATAA
- the trpA gene encoding tryptophan synthase subunit alpha: MNEKNLDKKIIDIFREKEKVNIGYIVAGYPSVDFTKQFLQNLDNTALDMLEVGIPYSDPLADGKLISHASFLASEAGVTTDTVFDLLTEIKNDISKPLIFLIYYNLIFAYGIDEFIKKCCEANIKGIIIPDLPYEEAFEMSEKLRENNIALIPLVSVTSGNRMKKIISQGDGFIYAIGSLGVTGSKQVDLPRLESFINEIREVSDLPVSLGFGIKNNDNVNTMRKYADGVIVGTSIVEFLEKNDVNYLIQKINELFK; encoded by the coding sequence ATGAATGAAAAAAATTTAGATAAGAAAATTATTGATATTTTTAGAGAGAAAGAAAAAGTAAACATTGGTTATATTGTCGCAGGTTACCCAAGCGTTGATTTTACAAAACAATTTTTACAAAATTTAGATAATACGGCTCTTGATATGCTAGAAGTCGGTATTCCCTATTCCGATCCTCTAGCCGATGGGAAATTGATTTCACATGCTTCATTTCTTGCTTCGGAAGCTGGAGTTACTACTGATACTGTATTTGATTTACTAACAGAAATAAAAAACGATATTTCAAAACCTTTAATTTTTTTAATTTATTATAACTTAATATTTGCTTATGGAATTGACGAATTTATCAAAAAATGCTGTGAAGCTAACATTAAAGGAATAATTATTCCAGATTTGCCTTATGAGGAAGCCTTTGAAATGTCAGAAAAATTAAGAGAAAACAATATTGCTCTTATCCCTCTTGTAAGCGTTACTTCTGGAAATAGAATGAAAAAAATTATCTCTCAAGGTGACGGCTTCATTTACGCAATCGGTTCTCTTGGAGTTACAGGTTCAAAACAAGTTGATTTACCACGTTTAGAATCTTTTATTAATGAAATTAGAGAAGTTTCAGACTTGCCAGTTTCATTAGGTTTTGGAATAAAAAATAACGATAACGTGAATACGATGAGAAAATATGCGGATGGAGTGATTGTAGGAACGAGTATTGTTGAATTTTTAGAGAAAAATGATGTAAATTATTTGATTCAGAAAATTAATGAACTTTTTAAATAA
- a CDS encoding phosphoribosylanthranilate isomerase: MEGKKLEKKENNVATDNFTENTTKLKVCGIRSITEINELKTLDIDYFGCIFAESQRQVDSELAAKITRTAHRHGKKTVGVFVNAMIENVIKIVKETDIDVVQLHGDESVEYCMELIQKLEKLYEKNCFRKRKNFPVKTKLWKVFGVTDELPNITDYKPYIEYPLFDAKGENRGGNGIVFDWNILKELEEYSFVLAGGLSIENIQKALEYKPAILDINSKVEVNNRKNKKLVENIVNLVKKK; the protein is encoded by the coding sequence ATGGAAGGAAAAAAATTGGAGAAAAAAGAAAATAATGTGGCAACTGATAATTTCACAGAAAATACTACCAAATTAAAAGTTTGTGGAATTAGAAGCATTACTGAAATTAATGAATTGAAAACTTTGGATATTGACTATTTCGGATGTATTTTCGCAGAAAGTCAAAGGCAAGTGGATAGCGAACTTGCTGCTAAAATTACTCGGACTGCACATAGACATGGGAAAAAGACAGTTGGGGTATTTGTAAATGCGATGATTGAGAATGTTATAAAAATTGTGAAAGAAACAGATATTGATGTCGTACAGCTACATGGAGATGAGTCAGTGGAATATTGCATGGAACTTATTCAAAAATTAGAAAAATTGTATGAAAAAAATTGTTTTAGAAAACGTAAAAATTTTCCTGTTAAAACAAAACTTTGGAAGGTTTTTGGAGTAACCGATGAACTTCCGAATATTACTGACTATAAGCCGTATATTGAATATCCTCTATTTGATGCAAAAGGAGAAAATCGTGGGGGAAATGGAATTGTCTTTGATTGGAATATTTTAAAAGAATTAGAGGAATATTCGTTTGTGCTGGCTGGAGGGCTGTCAATTGAGAATATTCAGAAAGCACTTGAGTACAAGCCTGCAATTTTGGATATAAACAGCAAAGTTGAAGTTAATAATAGAAAAAATAAAAAATTAGTTGAAAATATTGTAAATTTGGTAAAAAAGAAATAA
- the clpB gene encoding ATP-dependent chaperone ClpB, with product MEQNFTQKSMSAISEAHNFAIRYKHSEIKTEHLLLALINQMDGLIPNILQKMGINPAELTKKLEAKLNSMPKIEGGVGEARPNVEVNRIIVGAEDYAKKMGDSYISTEHLFLAAFDNNSFLKENGVNKKQFENVLNEVRGGRKIMTDNPESTYEALDKFGKDLVELARKGKLDPIIGRDQEIRRAIQILSRRNKNNPILIGEPGVGKTAIAEGIAQRILKGDVPENLKDKTIFSLDLGALVAGAKYRGEFEERLKAVLEEIENSEGRIILFIDEVHNIVGAGKTEGSMDAGNLLKPMLARGEVKVIGATTIDEYRKYIEKDAALERRFQPVMVNEPTIEDTISILRGLKEKFEIFHGIRITDNAIVTAATMSDRYINDRFLPDKAIDLIDEAAAKVKTEINSMPVELDEITRRLMQLEIEKVALSKETDKASKERLTTLEKEIADLKDEEKELKSQWEREKEEAGKVAKINEEIEKIKLQIEEAQRKNDYNKLAELQYGKLPELEKQKEAEEEKAKDNSSVANKLLKQEIDSEEIAEVVGKWTGIPVAKLLQGEREKILHLAEHMKKRVIGQDEAIETISDTIIRSRAGLKDPNRPIGSFIFLGPTGVGKTYLTKTLAFNLFDDEDNIVRIDMSEYMDKFSVTRLIGAPPGYVGYEEGGQLTEAVRRKPYSVILFDEIEKAHPDVFNVLLQLLDDGRLTDGKGKMVDFKNTIVIMTSNIGSEIILNDPMVSEPTKEAVLDEMKHRFKPEFLNRIDDIIVFKALGKESVKNIVNLILEGINERLKEQYIKVEFTDKALDFIVDEAYDPAYGARPLKRFVQKDIETNLSKMILGGEVPENSIVKVDSDGKDLIYKVEK from the coding sequence ATGGAACAAAACTTTACACAAAAGAGTATGAGTGCTATCTCAGAAGCTCATAACTTTGCGATTAGATATAAACATTCCGAAATAAAAACGGAGCATTTGCTTCTTGCCTTAATTAATCAGATGGATGGACTTATTCCTAACATTCTGCAAAAGATGGGAATTAATCCTGCCGAACTGACTAAAAAGCTTGAAGCGAAATTGAATAGTATGCCAAAAATTGAAGGTGGAGTTGGTGAAGCAAGACCGAACGTTGAAGTTAATAGAATAATTGTTGGTGCTGAAGATTATGCTAAAAAGATGGGTGACAGCTACATTAGTACAGAGCACTTATTTCTTGCGGCATTTGATAACAACTCTTTCTTGAAGGAAAATGGCGTTAATAAAAAACAATTTGAAAATGTTTTAAATGAGGTTAGAGGAGGAAGAAAAATTATGACAGACAACCCTGAAAGTACTTACGAAGCCTTAGATAAGTTTGGTAAGGATTTGGTTGAGCTGGCGAGAAAAGGTAAATTAGACCCAATAATTGGTCGTGACCAGGAAATTCGTCGTGCAATCCAAATTTTATCAAGAAGAAATAAAAATAATCCGATCTTAATTGGGGAACCTGGTGTTGGTAAAACTGCTATCGCTGAAGGAATTGCTCAGAGAATCTTGAAAGGAGATGTACCTGAAAACTTGAAGGATAAAACAATCTTTTCATTGGATTTAGGAGCGTTGGTAGCTGGTGCTAAATATCGTGGGGAATTTGAAGAAAGATTGAAAGCGGTTCTTGAAGAAATTGAAAATAGTGAAGGTAGAATAATTTTATTCATTGATGAAGTTCATAACATCGTTGGAGCTGGAAAAACTGAAGGTTCAATGGATGCTGGAAACCTTTTAAAACCAATGCTTGCTCGTGGTGAAGTAAAAGTAATCGGTGCAACAACAATTGATGAATATAGAAAATATATCGAAAAAGATGCGGCTCTTGAAAGAAGATTCCAGCCTGTAATGGTTAATGAGCCAACAATTGAAGATACAATTTCAATTCTTCGTGGATTGAAGGAAAAATTTGAAATCTTCCATGGAATTAGAATAACTGACAATGCGATAGTTACTGCTGCAACAATGAGTGACAGATATATTAATGACAGATTTTTGCCAGATAAAGCAATTGACTTAATTGATGAAGCTGCTGCGAAGGTAAAAACTGAAATTAATTCGATGCCAGTTGAATTGGATGAAATTACAAGAAGATTGATGCAATTGGAAATTGAAAAAGTTGCATTGAGCAAAGAAACTGACAAGGCTTCTAAAGAAAGATTGACTACTCTTGAAAAAGAAATTGCTGATTTGAAGGATGAAGAAAAAGAATTGAAATCACAATGGGAAAGAGAAAAAGAAGAAGCTGGAAAAGTTGCTAAAATTAATGAAGAAATTGAAAAAATTAAATTGCAAATTGAAGAAGCTCAAAGAAAAAATGATTACAATAAATTGGCTGAACTTCAATATGGTAAATTGCCAGAATTAGAAAAACAAAAAGAAGCTGAAGAAGAAAAAGCGAAAGATAATTCTTCTGTTGCAAATAAATTATTGAAACAAGAAATTGACAGTGAAGAAATTGCTGAAGTTGTTGGAAAATGGACAGGAATTCCAGTTGCGAAATTGTTGCAAGGGGAAAGAGAAAAAATCTTGCACTTGGCTGAACATATGAAAAAACGGGTAATTGGACAAGATGAAGCAATCGAAACTATTAGCGATACAATCATCCGTTCTCGTGCTGGATTAAAAGATCCAAACAGACCAATCGGTTCGTTCATATTCTTAGGACCTACTGGTGTTGGTAAAACTTATTTGACTAAGACATTAGCATTTAACTTGTTTGATGATGAAGACAATATTGTAAGAATCGATATGTCGGAATATATGGATAAATTCAGCGTCACTAGATTAATAGGAGCGCCTCCAGGATATGTTGGATATGAAGAAGGTGGACAATTGACAGAAGCTGTTAGAAGAAAACCTTATTCTGTAATCCTATTTGATGAAATTGAAAAAGCACATCCTGATGTATTCAATGTATTGTTGCAATTGCTAGATGATGGTAGACTTACTGACGGTAAAGGTAAAATGGTCGACTTCAAAAACACAATTGTAATTATGACATCAAACATCGGTAGTGAAATCATCTTGAATGACCCAATGGTAAGTGAACCTACAAAAGAAGCTGTTTTAGATGAAATGAAACACAGATTTAAACCTGAATTCTTAAACAGAATTGACGATATTATCGTGTTTAAAGCATTAGGAAAAGAAAGTGTTAAAAATATTGTTAATCTTATCCTTGAAGGTATTAACGAAAGATTGAAAGAACAATACATCAAAGTTGAATTTACCGACAAAGCGTTGGATTTCATCGTAGACGAAGCATACGACCCAGCTTACGGTGCAAGACCATTGAAACGATTTGTACAAAAGGATATTGAAACTAATTTATCTAAAATGATCTTAGGTGGAGAAGTTCCTGAAAATAGTATTGTTAAAGTTGATAGCGATGGTAAGGATTTGATTTATAAAGTAGAAAAGTAA